The following are encoded in a window of Microbacterium sp. LWO13-1.2 genomic DNA:
- a CDS encoding thiolase family protein — MAEISDVFFVDGMRTPFGRAGEKGMYWNTRADDLAVKATIGLLERNAAVPTDRIDDVAIAATSQTGDQGLTLGRSVALLAGLPQTVPGLAVERMCAGAMTSVTTMGASIGIGMYDFALAGGVEHMGHHPIGGNADPNPRFVAEKMVDPGALNMGVTAERIFDRFPHLTKERSDRFGMLSQHKVQAAYDAGKIQPDLVSVATKTADGAWGLATEDEGRRPQTTMDDLAALKTPFRPHGRVTAGTSSPLTDGATMSLLAGGGAVKEFGLAPKMRMVSFAFAGVQPEIMGIGPIPSTEKALKKAGLDISDIGLFELNEAFAIQVISLLDHFGIADDDPRVNQWGGAIALGHPLAASGVRLMIQLAAQFAERPDVRYGLTAMCVGLGQGGSVIWENPHYNGKKRK; from the coding sequence GTGGCCGAGATCTCGGACGTCTTCTTCGTCGATGGAATGCGCACGCCCTTCGGGCGCGCCGGCGAAAAAGGCATGTACTGGAACACCCGCGCTGATGACCTCGCCGTCAAGGCGACCATCGGCCTGTTGGAGCGGAACGCGGCGGTTCCGACCGACCGCATCGATGATGTGGCGATCGCCGCGACCTCGCAGACCGGAGACCAGGGCCTCACGCTCGGGCGCTCGGTGGCACTGCTCGCCGGGCTCCCGCAGACCGTTCCCGGCCTCGCCGTCGAGCGCATGTGCGCCGGCGCGATGACCAGCGTCACGACGATGGGCGCATCGATCGGCATCGGCATGTACGACTTCGCCCTCGCCGGCGGTGTCGAGCACATGGGACACCACCCGATCGGCGGCAATGCCGACCCCAACCCCCGCTTCGTCGCGGAGAAGATGGTCGACCCCGGCGCCCTCAACATGGGAGTCACCGCTGAGCGCATCTTCGACCGCTTCCCGCACCTCACCAAGGAGCGTTCCGACCGCTTCGGAATGCTCAGCCAGCACAAGGTGCAGGCCGCATACGACGCCGGGAAGATCCAGCCGGATCTCGTCTCGGTCGCGACGAAGACAGCCGACGGCGCCTGGGGCCTCGCCACCGAGGACGAGGGCCGCCGCCCGCAGACCACGATGGACGACCTCGCCGCGCTGAAGACACCGTTCCGTCCGCATGGACGCGTCACCGCCGGTACCTCCTCGCCGCTCACGGACGGCGCGACGATGTCGCTGCTGGCCGGCGGCGGCGCCGTCAAGGAGTTCGGCCTGGCACCGAAGATGCGCATGGTCTCGTTCGCATTCGCGGGCGTTCAGCCGGAGATCATGGGCATAGGCCCGATCCCCTCCACAGAGAAGGCTCTGAAGAAGGCCGGCCTCGACATCTCCGACATCGGCCTCTTCGAACTGAACGAGGCTTTCGCGATTCAGGTCATCTCGCTCCTCGACCACTTCGGGATCGCAGACGATGACCCCCGCGTGAACCAGTGGGGTGGGGCGATCGCGCTCGGACATCCGCTCGCCGCGTCCGGCGTGCGTCTGATGATCCAGCTCGCCGCGCAGTTCGCCGAGCGTCCGGACGTCCGGTACGGCCTGACCGCGATGTGCGTCGGACTCGGCCAGGGCGGCTCGGTCATCTGGGAGAACCCGCACTACAACGGCAAGAAGAGGAAGTAG
- a CDS encoding 3-hydroxyacyl-CoA dehydrogenase NAD-binding domain-containing protein has protein sequence MTNYEEIDFSPIQALTEGEVVTHSPVRDVRLASGKVLALVTLDNGRDHNRPNTLGPATLTELGETLDALKVRAAAGEIQAVGVTGKQYILAAGADLSDISKVGSRDNARLIAQLGHKVLGKLSDLGIPSFAFVNGLALGGGLEIALNSTYRTVDSSAAAIALPEVFLGIIPGWGGAYLLPNLIGIENALEVVISNPLKQNRMLKPQQAFDLGIVDAIFPAANYLENSLAWADAVLGGKKVDRKNEPGKIERLTKWPIAIKMARGMLESKIGTVPKSPYVALDLLDKAKSGTKADGFAREDEALADLVAGDQFAASMYAFDLVQKRAKRPVGAPPKELAKKVAKVGIIGAGLMASQFALLFVRKLQVPVLITDLDQARVDKGVAYIHEEIGKLEAKGRLDADAANKLRALVTGTTDKSLYADCDFVIEAVFEEVGVKQQVFGEIEKIIAEDAILATNTSSLSVEEIGSKLAHPERLVGFHFFNPVAVMPLIEIVKTPATSEAALATAFVVAKNLGKNAVLTADAPGFVVNRLLAKVMGEAARAVYEGTPVADVEKAFAPLGLPMGPFQLIDLVGWKVAAHVQDTMVHAFPDRFYANENFHALAQLDAVVEKDKGGRVTGWTKQAEKVIKPAVGSTPASAATILGRVQDGLAQEIKLMLDEGVVPEVEDIDLCLILGAGWPFIDGGASPYLDREGASERAFGGSFHTPQIRGIDHR, from the coding sequence ATGACGAATTACGAAGAGATCGACTTCTCCCCCATCCAGGCCCTCACCGAGGGCGAGGTCGTCACGCACTCTCCCGTGCGCGACGTCCGTCTCGCCTCCGGCAAGGTTCTTGCACTGGTCACGCTCGACAACGGCCGCGATCACAACCGCCCGAACACCCTCGGCCCGGCGACCCTTACCGAGCTCGGCGAGACGCTGGACGCTCTCAAGGTGCGCGCCGCCGCTGGCGAGATCCAGGCGGTCGGCGTCACCGGAAAGCAGTACATCCTCGCCGCCGGCGCCGATCTGTCCGACATCAGCAAGGTCGGCTCGCGCGACAACGCACGCCTGATCGCGCAGCTCGGTCACAAGGTTCTCGGCAAGCTGTCGGATCTGGGTATTCCCTCCTTCGCCTTCGTCAACGGGCTGGCCCTCGGCGGAGGTTTGGAGATCGCGCTGAACTCGACCTACCGCACGGTCGATTCCTCGGCGGCCGCAATCGCGCTGCCCGAGGTCTTCCTCGGCATCATCCCCGGATGGGGCGGCGCGTACCTGCTGCCGAACCTGATCGGCATCGAGAACGCTCTCGAGGTCGTCATCTCGAACCCTCTCAAGCAGAACCGGATGCTCAAGCCGCAGCAGGCATTCGACCTCGGGATCGTCGACGCGATCTTCCCCGCGGCGAACTACCTCGAGAACTCGCTCGCCTGGGCGGACGCCGTCCTCGGCGGCAAGAAGGTCGATCGCAAGAACGAGCCAGGCAAGATCGAGCGGCTGACGAAGTGGCCGATCGCGATCAAGATGGCACGCGGCATGCTGGAGTCGAAGATCGGCACCGTGCCGAAGTCCCCCTACGTCGCCCTCGACCTTCTGGACAAGGCGAAGAGCGGAACGAAGGCGGACGGGTTCGCACGTGAAGACGAAGCGCTCGCCGATCTCGTCGCCGGCGATCAGTTCGCGGCATCCATGTACGCCTTCGATCTCGTGCAGAAGCGGGCGAAGCGCCCTGTCGGTGCTCCGCCGAAGGAACTGGCGAAGAAGGTCGCCAAGGTCGGCATCATCGGCGCCGGTCTCATGGCGAGCCAGTTCGCTCTGCTGTTCGTGCGCAAGCTGCAGGTGCCGGTTCTGATCACTGACCTGGATCAGGCCCGCGTCGACAAGGGGGTGGCATACATCCACGAGGAGATCGGCAAGCTCGAGGCGAAGGGTCGTCTGGACGCCGACGCCGCGAACAAGCTGCGTGCGCTGGTCACCGGCACGACCGACAAGAGCCTCTACGCGGACTGCGACTTCGTCATCGAAGCCGTGTTCGAAGAGGTGGGCGTCAAGCAGCAGGTGTTCGGTGAGATCGAGAAGATCATCGCGGAGGACGCCATCCTCGCGACCAACACCTCGTCGCTGTCCGTCGAGGAGATCGGCTCGAAGCTCGCTCACCCCGAGCGTCTGGTCGGGTTCCATTTCTTCAACCCGGTCGCGGTGATGCCGTTGATCGAGATCGTGAAGACGCCGGCGACCTCGGAGGCCGCGCTCGCCACTGCGTTCGTCGTCGCGAAGAACCTCGGAAAGAACGCCGTGCTCACGGCCGACGCTCCCGGATTCGTCGTGAACCGCCTGCTGGCCAAGGTCATGGGCGAGGCTGCGCGCGCCGTCTACGAGGGCACGCCGGTGGCCGACGTCGAGAAGGCGTTCGCGCCGCTCGGCCTGCCGATGGGTCCGTTCCAGCTCATCGACCTCGTCGGCTGGAAGGTCGCCGCTCACGTGCAGGACACCATGGTGCACGCGTTCCCGGATCGCTTCTACGCCAACGAGAACTTCCATGCCCTCGCCCAGCTCGATGCGGTCGTCGAGAAGGACAAGGGCGGTCGAGTGACCGGTTGGACCAAGCAGGCCGAGAAGGTCATCAAGCCGGCTGTGGGCTCCACCCCCGCATCCGCCGCGACGATCCTCGGCCGCGTGCAGGATGGGCTCGCGCAGGAGATCAAGCTGATGCTGGACGAGGGCGTCGTACCCGAGGTCGAAGACATCGACCTCTGCCTGATCCTCGGAGCAGGCTGGCCGTTCATCGACGGTGGTGCATCGCCGTACCTGGACCGCGAGGGCGCGTCGGAGAGGGCCTTCGGCGGCTCCTTCCACACTCCGCAGATCCGCGGGATCGATCACCGCTGA
- a CDS encoding DUF3000 domain-containing protein, with translation MTAHPDAGALFEAATTELRETVFRADITVREIPTPQGLAPFAIALAADVRPGSDGESVYGTGRFVLLHDPDAPDAWGGAWRIVTFAQAPLETEIGTDPLLADVTWSWLVDALDSRDAIYHSASGTSTKTLSKGFGGLAVEGDGAQIELRASWTPDGPFRPHVEAWAELVGMLAGLPPGSEDIAVIGARKAARD, from the coding sequence GTGACCGCACATCCCGATGCCGGGGCCCTTTTCGAAGCGGCGACGACCGAACTGCGTGAGACCGTCTTCCGTGCCGACATCACCGTGCGCGAGATTCCCACTCCGCAAGGACTCGCGCCGTTCGCGATCGCGCTCGCCGCGGACGTGCGACCGGGCAGCGATGGTGAATCGGTGTACGGCACCGGCCGCTTCGTGCTGCTGCACGACCCTGACGCTCCAGATGCGTGGGGCGGCGCCTGGCGCATCGTCACGTTCGCGCAGGCTCCGCTGGAGACGGAGATCGGCACAGACCCGCTGTTGGCCGACGTCACCTGGTCGTGGCTGGTCGATGCGCTCGACTCGAGGGATGCGATCTACCATTCGGCATCCGGCACGTCCACCAAGACCCTCTCTAAGGGTTTCGGCGGCCTCGCGGTCGAAGGAGACGGTGCACAGATAGAATTGCGGGCGTCCTGGACACCGGATGGCCCGTTCCGACCGCACGTCGAAGCATGGGCCGAGTTGGTCGGGATGCTGGCGGGACTTCCGCCCGGTTCCGAGGACATCGCCGTGATCGGCGCGCGAAAGGCTGCACGTGACTGA
- a CDS encoding YegS/Rv2252/BmrU family lipid kinase, whose amino-acid sequence MAEHIAVLSNPFAGKGRGRREADAAVAHLRAGGAEVKVYTGDSAASSLVLAAQALGANPRVLVVVGGDGTLSGILDLVCAASVPVALVPAGTGNDLARALGLPRHDPIAAAELARTGVRRAVDVGTIRTAERTASFLTIAALGFDAKVSDRTNRLRWPHGALRYYVALLIELARLRPMEFSVGFDGSAPTNAAGTLIAVGNTASYGGGMPVCAGAAPDDGMLDVVRVAPLSRIRLLTLFPLLLRGTHFTRPEVRHDRVREVTVSAPGLVVYADGERIGEDACTISVRPAALTVMVPAAPEVSA is encoded by the coding sequence GTGGCCGAGCACATCGCGGTGCTGTCGAATCCGTTCGCGGGCAAGGGGCGAGGGCGCAGAGAGGCCGACGCCGCCGTTGCCCACCTTCGAGCTGGTGGCGCCGAAGTGAAGGTCTACACGGGGGATTCGGCGGCGTCGAGCCTGGTGCTGGCGGCGCAGGCGCTCGGCGCGAATCCCCGGGTGCTCGTGGTCGTGGGCGGCGACGGAACCCTGTCCGGCATCCTCGACCTCGTCTGCGCCGCTTCCGTCCCCGTCGCGCTGGTGCCGGCCGGGACCGGCAACGACCTGGCGCGGGCTCTCGGCCTGCCACGACACGACCCGATCGCCGCGGCGGAACTTGCGCGGACCGGTGTGCGCAGAGCTGTCGACGTCGGCACGATCCGCACGGCGGAGCGCACTGCCTCTTTCCTCACAATCGCGGCTCTCGGGTTCGACGCGAAGGTCAGCGACCGCACGAATCGGCTCCGTTGGCCGCATGGCGCGCTGCGGTACTACGTGGCGTTGCTCATCGAGCTCGCGCGGCTGCGTCCGATGGAGTTCTCGGTCGGATTCGACGGCTCCGCTCCCACGAACGCCGCCGGGACACTGATCGCCGTCGGCAACACCGCCAGTTACGGAGGTGGGATGCCTGTCTGCGCCGGGGCAGCACCCGATGACGGAATGCTCGACGTCGTCAGGGTCGCGCCGCTCTCGCGCATCCGTCTCCTGACTCTCTTCCCCCTGCTCCTGCGCGGGACGCACTTCACACGCCCGGAGGTACGACACGACCGCGTGCGCGAGGTCACCGTGAGCGCCCCCGGACTCGTCGTCTACGCCGACGGCGAGCGCATCGGCGAGGATGCATGCACCATCAGTGTGCGTCCGGCCGCGCTGACCGTGATGGTGCCGGCGGCACCGGAGGTTTCCGCATGA
- a CDS encoding GMC family oxidoreductase → MIEYDEDVVVIGSGFGGSVAALRLVEKGYRVLVYEAGRRFEDDDFAKTNWNVRRYLWAPALGCFGIQRIHRLPHVMILAGAGVGGGSLNYANTLYQPGRAFFADPQWGSLADWETELAPHYATAKRMLGVVERYPHTGPVERIMAGAAEDLGVGSTFRHAPVGVWFGRPGELTADPYFGGEGPARTGCTLCGNCMVGCRVGAKNTLMKNYLALAERRGAVIEPLRTVTDVCELADGGFAVTTQRSGAWLRRGRRTVHARQVVLAAGTWGTQQLLHRMKQSGALPGVSDAVGRLTRTNSEALDGAVAVAVPESLELARGVAITTSFHVDERTHVENVRYGPGSNLMGALASVMVPGDRRLGRRLLSLAGRVLRAPIRQFRLGSLHRWSERGIIALVMQTADNSLTLSLRRRFGRLVMTSAQGHGEPNPSYLPQAHRAAAAIAARVQQEGGVPTEARGSWPEVFGIPMTAHFLGGAVISETPETGVVDRYHRVWGHPRLHVVDGAAVPANPGVNPSLTITALAETAMSFWPRSGVEDERPAQ, encoded by the coding sequence ATGATCGAGTACGACGAAGACGTCGTTGTCATCGGATCGGGTTTCGGCGGCTCGGTCGCGGCTCTCCGACTCGTCGAGAAGGGCTACCGCGTCCTGGTGTACGAGGCGGGGCGGCGCTTCGAGGACGACGACTTCGCCAAGACCAATTGGAACGTACGTCGCTACCTGTGGGCGCCTGCGCTCGGCTGCTTCGGGATCCAGCGCATCCATCGCCTCCCGCACGTGATGATCCTCGCGGGCGCCGGCGTGGGCGGCGGATCGTTGAACTACGCCAACACCCTGTACCAGCCCGGCCGCGCGTTCTTCGCGGATCCGCAGTGGGGCTCGCTGGCGGATTGGGAGACGGAACTCGCCCCGCACTACGCGACGGCGAAGAGGATGCTCGGCGTGGTCGAGCGCTACCCGCACACGGGTCCTGTCGAGCGCATCATGGCCGGTGCCGCCGAGGATCTCGGTGTGGGGAGCACTTTCCGCCACGCACCGGTCGGCGTGTGGTTCGGCAGGCCGGGAGAACTCACGGCTGATCCGTACTTCGGCGGTGAGGGCCCGGCGCGCACCGGCTGCACGCTCTGCGGCAACTGCATGGTCGGATGCCGGGTGGGCGCGAAGAACACGCTCATGAAGAACTACCTCGCTCTCGCCGAGCGCCGAGGTGCGGTCATCGAGCCGTTGCGAACGGTGACGGACGTTTGCGAGCTCGCGGACGGCGGATTCGCCGTCACGACGCAGCGCAGCGGTGCCTGGCTGCGCCGCGGGCGGCGGACAGTGCACGCCCGCCAGGTGGTGCTGGCAGCGGGCACGTGGGGTACCCAGCAGCTTCTGCACCGGATGAAGCAATCCGGTGCTCTCCCGGGAGTCTCGGATGCCGTCGGACGTCTGACGAGGACGAACTCCGAGGCCCTCGATGGAGCGGTCGCGGTCGCCGTACCGGAATCCCTCGAGCTCGCTCGCGGTGTGGCGATCACGACATCGTTCCACGTCGACGAACGCACCCATGTCGAGAACGTGCGGTATGGCCCCGGATCGAACCTGATGGGCGCGCTCGCATCGGTCATGGTGCCTGGTGACCGGCGACTCGGACGACGTCTTCTCAGCCTCGCCGGGCGGGTTCTTCGTGCGCCGATCCGTCAGTTCCGGCTGGGATCACTTCACCGCTGGAGTGAACGCGGGATCATCGCGCTGGTCATGCAGACTGCAGACAATTCGCTCACGTTGTCGCTGCGGCGACGGTTCGGGCGGTTGGTGATGACGAGTGCGCAGGGACACGGCGAGCCGAACCCGAGCTATCTGCCGCAAGCGCATCGCGCCGCAGCAGCGATCGCCGCGCGGGTGCAGCAGGAAGGTGGCGTGCCCACGGAGGCCAGAGGGTCATGGCCGGAGGTCTTCGGCATCCCGATGACCGCCCATTTTCTGGGTGGTGCGGTGATCTCGGAGACGCCGGAGACCGGGGTCGTCGACCGCTACCACCGCGTGTGGGGTCATCCGAGGCTGCACGTCGTCGACGGTGCCGCTGTGCCGGCGAACCCGGGAGTGAATCCTTCGTTGACGATCACCGCGCTCGCGGAGACGGCGATGTCCTTCTGGCCGCGCTCCGGTGTAGAGGACGAGCGCCCCGCGCAGTAG
- a CDS encoding alpha/beta fold hydrolase, whose protein sequence is MKSLRHAVALLVPALLALGAALAFIVFGVARRVVTPTRRAPDTAILAVDTGAQTIELTRTPDTELPGRYGLFTTGTYGYVKLGAVLSADATTVRRKLLTQIESGARVDRDAGFSGWYYSSPSELHLRWESVLIGSPAGPCPAWFFPATSSTWVIQVHGRGVTRAECLRAVPVLHALGLPNLVVSYRNDGEAPRSRGGAYALGAAEWRDVDAAIGYALRHGADRVLLMGWSMGGAVSLQAAVNSGNRDRIAGLILDSPVIDWRTVLRFQAREAGMRAPLPDLAMSALSLPLTARLSGAEEAIPFDRLDMVARADELTMPILILHSDDDGFVPSDASHALQEARPDLVTMPHFSVARHTKLWNYDQVSWTRAITDWVTEQGFSASA, encoded by the coding sequence ATGAAGAGTCTCAGGCACGCCGTTGCGCTCCTTGTCCCCGCTCTCCTTGCGCTCGGGGCGGCGCTGGCGTTCATCGTGTTCGGTGTGGCCCGACGTGTCGTCACGCCCACTCGCCGCGCTCCCGACACCGCGATCCTCGCCGTCGACACCGGAGCGCAGACGATCGAACTCACCCGCACCCCCGACACCGAGCTCCCCGGCCGCTACGGCCTGTTCACGACCGGCACCTACGGCTATGTGAAACTCGGCGCGGTCCTCAGTGCCGACGCGACCACTGTGCGTCGCAAGTTGCTCACGCAGATCGAGTCCGGCGCGCGGGTCGACCGCGATGCAGGGTTCAGCGGGTGGTACTACTCGTCGCCGAGCGAACTGCACCTGCGCTGGGAGAGCGTGCTCATCGGTTCACCGGCCGGTCCGTGCCCTGCGTGGTTCTTCCCCGCGACGTCGTCGACCTGGGTGATCCAGGTGCACGGTCGCGGCGTCACCCGTGCCGAATGCCTGCGCGCCGTTCCGGTGCTGCACGCTCTCGGGCTGCCGAATCTCGTCGTCTCCTACCGGAACGACGGCGAGGCTCCGCGCAGCCGCGGAGGAGCCTATGCCCTGGGCGCCGCTGAATGGCGTGACGTCGACGCGGCAATCGGCTACGCACTGCGTCACGGCGCTGACCGCGTGCTGCTGATGGGCTGGTCGATGGGCGGCGCGGTTTCTCTTCAGGCAGCGGTGAACTCCGGCAATCGCGATCGCATCGCCGGCCTCATCCTGGATTCCCCGGTGATCGACTGGCGCACCGTGCTGCGATTCCAGGCACGAGAGGCGGGGATGCGTGCGCCGCTGCCCGACCTCGCGATGAGTGCGCTGTCGCTTCCGCTGACGGCGCGCCTGAGCGGTGCGGAGGAGGCGATTCCCTTCGACCGCCTCGACATGGTGGCCCGTGCCGATGAGCTCACCATGCCGATCCTGATCCTGCACAGCGATGACGACGGTTTCGTGCCCTCCGACGCTTCCCACGCCCTGCAGGAGGCGCGGCCGGACCTCGTCACGATGCCGCACTTCTCCGTCGCCAGGCACACGAAGCTGTGGAACTACGACCAGGTGAGCTGGACCAGGGCGATCACCGACTGGGTGACCGAGCAGGGCTTCAGCGCTTCTGCCTGA
- a CDS encoding FAD-binding oxidoreductase: MTQENGSDAAQSEMRWNGWGDPVKAQELPRAVRALLPLLLGRIRKPDAPVVLGDVHLEPSALQSDDLEAFVAVVGIAHVDDSAEARIRHAGGRSTPDLLRRRRQHQAAPDAVILPGSHTEVAAVLGVAAERGVAVIPFGGGTSVVGALAPERGAHRGVISLDLRRLTGLIHLDEVSGEALLAAGTTGPDAEALLTARGYELGHYPQSFRYATIGGFAAARSSGQNSAGLGRFDAMVTGIRVATPTGDIELGRSPGSAAGPDLIRVFLGSEGIFGVITEVRVRVHPVPRDRILESWSFPDFARGADGLRQVAQHGGGPTVIRLSDEAETAVSLAQVGRIGKALAKGASIVTVYEGEGISDRRARTSALLTAAGGTSSGEGAAEEWLDGRFDGPYLRDALLDAGVFCETLETATTWSNLHALRSAVTASLHEGITDAGARPYVMCHVSHIYPTGASLYFTVLASIRSDPLEAWEVIKGRVNDAIIATGGTISHHHAVGRDHAPWLEQEIGETGVRILAAIKRELDPSGILNPGAVISMDRAR, encoded by the coding sequence ATGACGCAGGAGAACGGCAGCGACGCCGCACAGTCGGAGATGCGGTGGAACGGTTGGGGCGACCCGGTCAAGGCGCAGGAACTCCCGCGAGCGGTGCGCGCTCTTCTTCCGTTGCTGCTCGGGCGGATCCGCAAGCCGGATGCACCGGTCGTCCTGGGCGATGTGCACCTCGAACCCTCGGCGCTTCAGTCGGACGATCTCGAGGCGTTCGTCGCGGTCGTCGGGATCGCGCACGTGGATGACTCCGCAGAGGCGCGGATCCGTCACGCCGGGGGGCGCTCGACTCCCGACCTGCTGAGGCGACGCAGACAGCACCAGGCCGCGCCGGATGCCGTGATCCTCCCGGGCAGTCACACCGAGGTCGCTGCCGTGCTCGGCGTCGCGGCCGAGCGTGGCGTCGCAGTGATCCCGTTCGGTGGCGGAACGAGCGTCGTGGGAGCTCTCGCACCTGAGCGCGGCGCGCATCGGGGCGTCATCAGCCTCGATCTGCGGCGGCTCACTGGTCTCATCCATCTCGATGAGGTCAGCGGAGAGGCGCTCCTGGCCGCCGGTACGACGGGCCCGGACGCCGAGGCTCTGCTGACCGCACGCGGATACGAACTGGGTCACTACCCCCAGAGTTTCCGCTATGCCACGATCGGCGGATTCGCGGCTGCGCGCTCATCGGGGCAGAACTCTGCGGGCCTCGGGCGATTCGACGCGATGGTCACGGGGATCCGCGTGGCCACCCCGACCGGCGACATCGAACTCGGTCGTTCACCGGGGTCGGCAGCAGGCCCGGATCTCATCCGCGTGTTCCTCGGGTCGGAGGGCATCTTCGGGGTGATCACGGAAGTCCGCGTGCGCGTGCATCCGGTACCTCGTGATCGTATTCTCGAGTCCTGGAGCTTTCCGGACTTCGCCCGAGGCGCCGACGGACTGAGGCAGGTCGCACAGCACGGCGGAGGACCGACGGTCATCCGCCTGTCCGACGAAGCGGAGACCGCTGTCAGTCTCGCGCAGGTGGGCAGGATCGGGAAGGCGCTCGCGAAGGGCGCCAGCATCGTCACGGTATACGAGGGGGAGGGCATCTCCGATCGTCGCGCTCGTACGTCAGCACTGCTCACCGCCGCAGGAGGAACGTCATCCGGTGAGGGGGCGGCCGAGGAGTGGCTGGATGGACGCTTCGACGGTCCCTACCTGCGTGACGCGCTGCTGGACGCGGGCGTCTTCTGCGAGACGCTGGAAACGGCGACCACGTGGTCGAACCTGCACGCGTTGCGGTCGGCGGTGACCGCCTCCCTGCACGAAGGAATCACGGATGCAGGTGCGAGGCCGTACGTGATGTGCCACGTCTCGCACATCTACCCGACGGGCGCGTCGCTGTACTTCACGGTCCTGGCCAGCATCCGATCGGATCCTCTCGAAGCCTGGGAGGTGATCAAGGGGCGTGTGAACGATGCGATCATCGCGACGGGCGGCACCATAAGCCACCATCACGCCGTCGGACGCGATCACGCGCCGTGGCTCGAACAGGAGATCGGTGAGACGGGGGTGCGGATCCTCGCCGCGATCAAGCGCGAACTCGACCCCTCTGGGATCCTCAACCCCGGTGCCGTTATCTCGATGGATCGAGCGCGCTGA
- a CDS encoding ribonuclease D: MTDYSVITDAGEFRAACSALAAGTGPVAVDVERASGFRYSQRAYLVQVFRRDAGVFLFDPPPLGDFAPLQEAIGEEEWVFHAASQDLPSLRELELSPASIFDTELAARLLGHERVGLAAVVESTLGITLKKEHSAADWSTRPLPASWLEYAALDVLHLVDVRDALAAELAEQSKTEFAAEEFAATLTRLPKPPREDPWRRLSGLHQVRGARNLAVARELWVARETFAQDQDVSPGRLVPDRSLVAAVMANPQSKQALAALKDFQGRASRSQLDRWWQAITTGRETTEIPRERVPSDALPPPRAWSDRNPEADARLKAARPVVEAVAEELGMPTENLLTPEFLRRVAWEPPGSSAEEIGEALTALGARPWQIAQTAQKIAAAFVEAAQPAPEPDAPAS, from the coding sequence GTGACTGATTACTCCGTGATCACGGATGCCGGGGAGTTCCGTGCGGCCTGTTCCGCACTCGCCGCAGGCACCGGACCGGTTGCAGTCGACGTGGAGCGCGCCTCCGGCTTCCGTTACTCTCAGCGCGCCTACCTGGTTCAGGTCTTCCGCCGAGATGCGGGTGTGTTCCTCTTCGACCCGCCGCCGCTCGGCGACTTCGCGCCGCTGCAAGAGGCGATCGGCGAGGAGGAGTGGGTCTTCCACGCTGCCAGTCAGGATCTCCCCTCCCTCCGGGAACTCGAACTCTCCCCCGCCTCGATCTTCGATACGGAGCTCGCCGCTCGCCTGCTCGGCCACGAGCGGGTAGGACTCGCCGCTGTCGTCGAATCCACGCTCGGCATCACGCTGAAGAAGGAGCATTCGGCCGCGGACTGGTCGACGAGGCCGCTCCCCGCTTCGTGGCTCGAGTACGCCGCACTCGATGTCCTGCACCTGGTCGATGTGCGTGATGCCCTCGCTGCCGAACTCGCGGAGCAGAGCAAGACGGAGTTCGCTGCCGAGGAGTTCGCGGCGACGCTCACCCGCCTTCCGAAGCCGCCGCGGGAAGATCCGTGGCGCCGGCTGAGCGGTCTGCACCAGGTCCGTGGAGCGCGCAACCTCGCCGTCGCGCGGGAGCTCTGGGTCGCGCGCGAGACGTTCGCGCAGGATCAGGATGTCTCCCCTGGCCGCCTCGTTCCTGACCGTTCCCTCGTCGCAGCCGTGATGGCGAACCCGCAGAGCAAACAGGCACTCGCCGCGCTCAAGGATTTCCAGGGGCGCGCAAGCCGCTCTCAGCTCGATCGCTGGTGGCAAGCCATCACGACGGGGCGGGAGACGACCGAGATCCCCCGTGAGCGCGTGCCCAGCGATGCCCTGCCCCCGCCTCGCGCGTGGTCGGATCGCAATCCGGAAGCCGATGCTCGGCTGAAGGCTGCACGACCCGTCGTCGAGGCCGTCGCCGAGGAACTCGGAATGCCCACCGAGAACCTGTTGACCCCGGAGTTCCTCCGTCGGGTGGCATGGGAGCCGCCGGGATCCAGCGCCGAGGAGATCGGCGAAGCGCTCACAGCGCTCGGCGCTCGCCCCTGGCAGATTGCACAGACTGCACAGAAGATCGCGGCTGCCTTTGTAGAAGCTGCGCAACCGGCCCCCGAACCCGACGCACCCGCTTCGTAG